In one window of Arthrobacter pascens DNA:
- a CDS encoding YihY/virulence factor BrkB family protein produces the protein MATQDKPETSTAKSGSVPAPDDPRKPDSPTDVRKPSWKYITRKTFREFTQDQCPDLAAALTYYAVLSLFPALLALVSLIGIFGDPQKTTSALLEIVSGIAPGETVNTVKGPVEELAASPAAGFTLFIGLLTALWSASGYVGAFGRAMNRIYEVDEGRPFVKLRGTMLAVTLLAVVIVALLAGMLVLSGPVAEAVGGAFGLSGTILTVWNIAKWPIVVALVIVIIAVLFYATPNVKQPKFRWMSLGSFIALVVFLLASLGFAFYVANFASYNKTYGALGGVIVMLLWLWILNMSLLFGAEFDAEMERGRELQAGIEAEETLQLPPRDTKKSEKLQEQVQEDIRRGRELRESYNGSGAEKGNPERRGAEGGGTDITSANKGSSKERGTVE, from the coding sequence ATGGCCACTCAGGACAAGCCCGAGACGAGCACCGCCAAGTCAGGCAGTGTCCCGGCACCCGATGACCCGCGGAAGCCGGACAGCCCCACGGACGTTAGGAAACCGTCCTGGAAGTACATCACCAGGAAGACGTTCAGGGAATTCACTCAGGACCAGTGCCCGGATCTGGCGGCCGCCCTCACGTACTACGCCGTACTGTCGCTGTTCCCCGCACTGCTGGCTCTCGTTTCGCTCATCGGCATCTTCGGGGACCCGCAAAAGACGACGTCAGCGCTCCTGGAAATCGTGAGCGGCATCGCCCCGGGAGAAACCGTGAACACGGTCAAGGGCCCTGTGGAGGAGCTCGCTGCGTCACCCGCCGCCGGCTTCACACTGTTCATCGGCCTTCTCACGGCCCTGTGGTCCGCGTCCGGATATGTGGGGGCTTTCGGCCGCGCCATGAACCGCATCTATGAAGTGGATGAAGGCCGCCCGTTCGTGAAACTCCGCGGAACCATGCTGGCCGTTACCCTGCTCGCGGTGGTGATTGTGGCCCTCCTTGCAGGCATGCTGGTACTCAGCGGCCCCGTCGCGGAAGCCGTGGGCGGAGCCTTCGGGCTAAGCGGGACTATCCTCACCGTCTGGAATATCGCCAAGTGGCCGATCGTCGTCGCGCTCGTCATCGTCATCATCGCAGTCCTCTTCTACGCCACCCCGAACGTTAAGCAGCCCAAGTTCAGATGGATGAGCCTCGGCTCCTTCATCGCGCTGGTGGTTTTCCTGCTGGCTTCACTCGGCTTCGCCTTTTACGTGGCCAACTTCGCCAGCTACAACAAAACGTACGGCGCGCTGGGTGGCGTGATCGTGATGCTCCTCTGGCTCTGGATCCTGAACATGTCCCTGCTGTTCGGTGCGGAGTTCGATGCCGAGATGGAACGTGGTCGCGAACTCCAGGCCGGCATCGAGGCCGAAGAGACACTCCAACTGCCACCGCGGGACACCAAAAAGAGCGAGAAACTGCAGGAACAGGTACAGGAGGATATCCGGAGGGGCCGCGAGCTGCGCGAAAGCTACAACGGAAGCGGCGCGGAGAAGGGCAACCCCGAGCGTCGCGGTGCCGAGGGTGGAGGCACCGACATAACCAGCGCCAACAAAGGCAGCAGCAAGGAACGGGGAACCGTCGAATAA
- a CDS encoding CsbD family protein: MGLDDKIENTSEKLGGKAKEAAGEATDDERLEAEGKMDQTKADLKQAGEKVKDAFRKD, encoded by the coding sequence ATGGGTTTGGATGACAAGATCGAAAACACCAGCGAGAAGCTCGGAGGCAAGGCCAAAGAGGCCGCCGGTGAGGCAACGGACGACGAGCGCCTTGAGGCCGAAGGGAAGATGGACCAGACCAAGGCGGACCTGAAGCAGGCCGGCGAGAAAGTCAAGGACGCTTTCAGGAAGGACTGA
- a CDS encoding O-methyltransferase: MFEHKPQTAWTAVEDFLTDTVVQPDEALKRAVQSAVDAGMPPIEVAPNAGKLLKLLVQISGARRVLEIGTLAGFSTIWMAKGLPDDGVLVTCEYLPKHADVARSNLDAAGLGHKVDIRVGAALDSLAALQAEGQEPFDFVFIDADKENNTRYLDWAVRLGRPGTTVVLDNAIWEGAVLDPGMDEVNAPGIIGALELMGNHPQLDATVIQTVGSKGWDGFALAVVR, translated from the coding sequence ATGTTTGAGCACAAGCCCCAGACCGCGTGGACCGCCGTCGAAGACTTCCTGACTGACACAGTCGTGCAACCTGACGAAGCCTTGAAGCGTGCGGTGCAGTCCGCCGTCGACGCCGGAATGCCGCCCATAGAAGTGGCGCCGAACGCGGGCAAGCTCCTCAAACTCCTGGTCCAGATTTCCGGTGCCCGCCGTGTGCTGGAGATCGGCACGCTGGCCGGCTTCAGCACCATTTGGATGGCTAAGGGACTTCCCGACGACGGCGTGCTGGTGACGTGTGAATATCTTCCCAAACATGCTGACGTTGCCAGGTCCAACCTGGACGCTGCGGGGTTAGGGCACAAAGTGGACATTCGCGTCGGCGCGGCCCTTGATTCGTTGGCTGCCCTGCAGGCGGAGGGTCAGGAGCCCTTTGATTTTGTTTTCATCGACGCGGACAAGGAAAACAACACCAGGTACCTCGATTGGGCTGTCCGCTTGGGCAGGCCCGGAACCACCGTGGTGCTTGACAACGCCATCTGGGAAGGAGCCGTGCTGGACCCCGGCATGGACGAAGTCAACGCACCCGGGATCATCGGCGCGCTGGAACTGATGGGAAATCATCCGCAGCTCGATGCCACGGTGATCCAGACGGTCGGGTCGAAGGGGTGGGACGGGTTCGCCCTGGCGGTGGTCCGGTAA
- a CDS encoding thiamine-binding protein — protein MLLAFSVAPSGMPADGSRPSDASVHDAVAAAVKIVRESGLPNQTDSMFTTIEGDWDEVFDVVKRATEAVGQFGSRVSLVIKADIRPGYTGELTAKVDRLEQAISGGS, from the coding sequence ATGTTGCTTGCATTTTCGGTTGCCCCGTCAGGTATGCCCGCGGACGGCTCCCGCCCTTCCGATGCGTCGGTGCACGACGCCGTCGCCGCCGCTGTGAAAATCGTCAGGGAATCGGGGCTGCCCAACCAGACGGATTCGATGTTCACCACTATTGAAGGCGACTGGGACGAGGTGTTCGACGTGGTGAAGAGGGCCACCGAGGCCGTGGGCCAGTTCGGCAGCCGCGTGTCCCTGGTCATCAAGGCTGACATTCGTCCCGGCTACACGGGCGAGCTGACCGCAAAAGTGGACCGCCTGGAACAGGCGATCTCCGGCGGTTCCTAA
- a CDS encoding TetR/AcrR family transcriptional regulator, with protein sequence MNLAVARKPLRADAARNVDKIITAARECFRDFGPDVPLQTIAATAGVGPATLFRNFADKEELVLAALNRQLRLSVDPVIDDALADMDAAGGLLRVIEAIMAAASDNANLLGAVAGRRELLTGITGSLIDSIGVLLGRGQGQGTLRADISMTDMFRLLAMLIGVVDTMEPGSDAWRRPVALIEDAIRTERPHRPLPAQVPLPASQLQGPQVTGQPLRGSRLS encoded by the coding sequence ATGAATCTTGCAGTTGCCCGCAAACCGCTCCGTGCAGATGCAGCGCGGAACGTGGACAAGATCATCACTGCGGCCCGTGAATGTTTCCGCGATTTCGGCCCCGATGTGCCCCTCCAGACCATCGCTGCCACCGCCGGCGTGGGTCCCGCCACTCTGTTCCGCAACTTTGCTGACAAGGAGGAGCTGGTCCTGGCCGCCCTTAACCGGCAGCTCAGGCTGAGCGTGGATCCCGTCATTGACGACGCCCTGGCTGACATGGACGCTGCGGGAGGCCTGCTGCGGGTCATTGAAGCGATCATGGCTGCCGCCAGTGACAACGCCAACCTGCTGGGGGCTGTTGCGGGACGCCGTGAACTGCTCACCGGAATTACCGGCTCGCTCATCGACTCGATCGGCGTCCTGCTGGGCCGGGGCCAAGGCCAGGGAACTCTCCGCGCTGACATCTCCATGACGGACATGTTCCGGCTCCTGGCGATGCTCATTGGCGTAGTGGACACTATGGAGCCGGGGTCGGACGCCTGGCGCCGTCCCGTGGCGCTTATCGAGGATGCCATCCGCACGGAAAGGCCTCACCGGCCGTTGCCCGCCCAAGTGCCGTTGCCAGCCTCCCAACTCCAGGGACCGCAGGTCACGGGCCAACCGCTCCGGGGCTCACGGCTCAGCTAG
- a CDS encoding AzlD domain-containing protein, translating into MNLWIWLLLACALAYAWKVVGYFVPAKFLENPRISRVAGTMTIGLLASLTIVNAVATGQALAADARLGALAAAAVALALRAPFLLVVMIGACTAALLRMIGLA; encoded by the coding sequence GTGAACCTTTGGATCTGGTTGCTGCTGGCCTGCGCCCTGGCCTATGCATGGAAGGTGGTGGGCTATTTTGTGCCGGCGAAGTTCCTGGAGAATCCCCGGATCTCCAGGGTGGCAGGCACCATGACTATCGGCCTGCTGGCGTCATTGACCATCGTGAACGCGGTGGCGACCGGCCAGGCATTAGCAGCCGACGCACGCCTGGGCGCGCTCGCGGCCGCCGCTGTGGCCCTGGCGCTGCGGGCGCCGTTCCTGCTGGTGGTCATGATAGGTGCCTGTACGGCCGCATTACTGCGGATGATCGGCTTGGCCTGA
- a CDS encoding AzlC family ABC transporter permease encodes MKLLASPAVRVGLSISIATGLYGISFGALSVTSGLSFWQTMALSLLLFSGGSQFAFIGVVAGGGSGIAAMGAATLLGMRNGIYGMQLNALLHPTGWRRYVAAQFTIDESTATSTGQSDPAEQKRGFWAAGIGIYVLWNLFTAVGALAGSGLGDPKQWGLDGAAVAAFLALLWPRLKGREPVAIAAVCALATVLAVPFVPAGVPILIAAVVAAVTGWFSHGRRDEGLEPDVDPYSEHHHNHQDSQQAGA; translated from the coding sequence ATGAAGCTCCTGGCATCGCCCGCCGTCAGGGTGGGCCTCTCCATCAGCATCGCAACAGGTCTCTACGGAATTTCCTTCGGTGCACTGTCCGTCACCTCGGGCCTCAGCTTCTGGCAGACGATGGCACTGAGCCTGCTGCTGTTCAGTGGCGGCTCGCAGTTCGCGTTCATTGGAGTAGTGGCCGGCGGCGGATCCGGCATTGCTGCCATGGGCGCCGCCACATTGCTGGGGATGCGCAACGGCATTTACGGGATGCAGCTCAACGCCCTCCTTCACCCGACAGGCTGGCGCAGATACGTGGCCGCGCAGTTCACTATCGACGAGTCGACTGCCACCAGCACAGGGCAGAGTGATCCTGCCGAGCAGAAACGAGGCTTCTGGGCGGCCGGGATCGGAATCTACGTGCTCTGGAACCTCTTCACGGCGGTGGGTGCTTTGGCGGGAAGCGGGCTGGGCGATCCGAAACAGTGGGGACTGGACGGCGCGGCCGTCGCAGCGTTCCTGGCCCTCCTGTGGCCGAGGCTCAAGGGACGCGAACCCGTGGCAATAGCGGCGGTCTGCGCCCTTGCCACAGTGCTCGCCGTGCCGTTCGTTCCGGCGGGCGTGCCCATTCTGATCGCCGCCGTCGTGGCCGCCGTGACCGGCTGGTTCAGCCACGGACGCAGGGACGAAGGCCTGGAGCCTGACGTTGATCCCTATTCCGAGCACCATCACAACCACCAGGACTCACAGCAGGCGGGCGCGTGA
- a CDS encoding glycerophosphodiester phosphodiesterase: MTIDESLPMRPLVFAHRGASAVFAEHTRAAYLQALADGADGVECDVHLTRDQHAVLLHDANLDRTSDGTGPVAERTLAELRLLDFSSWKGARIPEKYGARSEQFLTLPELLDVLRGAGRDIRLAIELKHPSPYQLRLEDRVLDVLQSEGWDAGTSSVDNITVTFMSFSPDSVKHLLQTVPAEFICQLVDDVDVDEIREELGLGPLTGVAIANVMKAAQLEGERIIDECEVRLAGPGINYVREHARTVQRWLDSGRRFRVWTVDSERDVALCQGLGIHEITTNIPARVLAQLQPAGLQLQLPD; the protein is encoded by the coding sequence ATGACAATTGACGAGTCTTTGCCGATGAGGCCCCTGGTGTTTGCGCACAGGGGTGCCAGCGCCGTGTTCGCCGAACACACCCGCGCCGCCTACCTCCAGGCCCTGGCCGACGGCGCCGACGGTGTGGAGTGCGATGTGCACCTGACGCGCGACCAGCACGCAGTGCTCCTGCACGATGCAAACCTGGACCGGACGTCCGACGGGACCGGCCCGGTTGCCGAGCGGACCCTGGCTGAATTAAGGCTCCTCGATTTCTCGTCCTGGAAAGGTGCCCGGATTCCGGAGAAATACGGTGCACGCTCCGAGCAGTTCCTGACGCTTCCGGAGCTTCTGGACGTTCTCCGCGGCGCCGGCCGGGACATCCGGTTGGCAATCGAACTTAAACATCCCAGTCCTTACCAGCTCAGGCTCGAAGACCGGGTGCTGGACGTGCTCCAAAGCGAAGGCTGGGACGCCGGCACGTCCTCGGTGGACAACATCACGGTGACTTTCATGAGCTTCAGCCCGGACTCGGTGAAGCACCTGCTCCAGACGGTCCCGGCGGAATTCATCTGCCAGCTGGTGGACGACGTCGACGTCGACGAGATCCGGGAGGAGCTGGGCCTGGGGCCGCTGACCGGAGTTGCCATAGCCAACGTGATGAAGGCTGCCCAGCTGGAAGGCGAACGGATCATTGATGAATGCGAGGTGCGGCTGGCGGGCCCTGGCATCAATTACGTTCGTGAGCATGCCCGCACCGTTCAGCGCTGGCTGGATTCCGGCCGCCGCTTCCGGGTGTGGACCGTGGACTCGGAACGGGACGTGGCATTGTGCCAGGGTCTGGGCATCCACGAGATCACCACGAACATTCCGGCAAGGGTCCTGGCGCAGCTCCAACCGGCCGGCCTGCAGCTCCAACTGCCGGATTAG
- a CDS encoding DUF445 domain-containing protein, which yields MQVNSEPITREAPERPASSPQPSRKARAAVVGNQLSPGDAEKAAALRKMKLLALGLLIAMAVIFVFAFALQRDYPWLQYVRAAAEGGMVGALADWFAVTALFKYPMGIKIPHTAIIPRRKDQIGASLGEFVETNFLSEQVVQDKLASVNIAKRAGEWLAAPGGAERVAKEGAAVIRGVFKVLNDDDVQAVIEGMVRKHLLTPPWGPPVGRMAERIFADGHHHKLVDLLVDRAADWVDDNHETITRLVSDRSPTWVPQFVDGLVGDKVYVEFLKFTRAVQSDPNHQVRLSIDKYLNDLAQDLQYDPAMIARAEDIKAQVLGDPEVRELASRTWGTVKGALLSAVDDPESDLTVKFKAAVRDFGSRLVNDAELAGKVNAWIGDAAGYLVRTYRSDIAGVITETVARWNAEETSRKIELQVGKDLQFIRINGTVVGSLAGLGIFAVAHLLFG from the coding sequence ATGCAGGTGAATTCTGAGCCAATTACCAGAGAAGCACCGGAGAGGCCCGCCAGCTCGCCGCAACCGTCGCGGAAGGCGAGGGCCGCCGTCGTCGGCAATCAACTTAGTCCAGGGGATGCCGAAAAGGCGGCAGCCCTGCGGAAAATGAAGCTTCTGGCGCTGGGTCTGCTCATCGCCATGGCCGTCATCTTTGTGTTTGCCTTCGCCCTGCAGCGGGATTATCCATGGCTGCAGTATGTACGGGCTGCGGCGGAGGGCGGGATGGTTGGCGCGCTGGCCGACTGGTTCGCCGTCACCGCCCTGTTCAAGTACCCCATGGGAATCAAAATCCCGCACACTGCCATTATCCCGCGGCGCAAGGACCAGATCGGGGCCTCGCTGGGTGAGTTCGTGGAGACCAATTTCCTGTCCGAGCAGGTCGTGCAGGACAAGCTGGCCAGCGTGAACATTGCCAAGAGAGCCGGCGAATGGCTGGCAGCGCCGGGCGGTGCGGAACGCGTGGCGAAGGAGGGCGCCGCAGTCATTCGCGGCGTGTTCAAGGTCCTGAACGACGACGACGTCCAGGCAGTGATCGAAGGCATGGTCCGCAAGCATCTGCTGACTCCGCCGTGGGGACCTCCGGTGGGCAGGATGGCAGAGCGGATTTTCGCTGACGGGCATCACCATAAGCTGGTGGACCTGCTGGTGGACCGGGCCGCGGACTGGGTTGACGACAACCACGAGACAATCACACGGCTGGTTTCGGACCGCTCCCCCACCTGGGTTCCGCAGTTCGTCGATGGACTGGTAGGCGACAAGGTGTACGTGGAGTTCCTCAAGTTCACGCGCGCCGTGCAGTCCGATCCCAATCACCAGGTGCGGCTGTCGATCGATAAGTACCTCAACGACCTGGCGCAGGACCTTCAGTACGATCCGGCGATGATTGCCCGCGCCGAGGACATCAAGGCGCAGGTGCTGGGCGATCCGGAGGTCCGTGAACTCGCCTCCCGGACCTGGGGCACCGTAAAGGGCGCCCTGCTCAGCGCGGTGGACGATCCGGAAAGCGATTTGACGGTGAAGTTCAAGGCTGCCGTCCGGGATTTCGGGTCTCGCCTCGTCAACGATGCCGAGCTGGCCGGGAAGGTCAACGCCTGGATCGGCGATGCTGCCGGTTACCTCGTGAGGACCTACCGCTCCGACATCGCGGGCGTGATCACGGAAACCGTGGCACGCTGGAATGCCGAGGAGACCTCGCGGAAGATCGAACTGCAGGTGGGTAAGGACCTGCAGTTCATCCGGATCAATGGAACAGTGGTGGGCTCCCTCGCCGGGCTGGGCATCTTTGCGGTGGCGCACCTGCTGTTCGGCTGA
- a CDS encoding HNH endonuclease signature motif containing protein — MERTAAEDALEAFEASIPVLLSHVRRGLGSSISAVSDPLREQADACLDGLAESARVEAMLAALKVHLSRGYADKATAMAPPPASPQEHTAQEMAVVAEVACVLTVSERSASALLAQSRELTTTLPRTLAALQDGSISWQHARFMVDETTSLDPAGAAALEAHFLTPVMVDPEKLGAARSCPAGELVPSRFPAKARTWRERHHPVSIEKRHSKGILDRRVEYAPDRDGMAWLSAYLPADTAAGIWDRITTAARALQGPDEGRTLTQLRADTVAAWLLESTGTGSTTGAGNGGISTVGTTTATTGGGVPSPKAQVLVTVPVFALMGLTDEPATLDGYGPIPPSMARRLIADGADSFHRVLTDPRDGAPLEIGRTSYRIPTAMRQWLRLRDGKCPFPGCNNHSLDNEADHLLAWHKGGTTGITNLGQPCPKHHKLRHTTAWKPTQATKNKPPGWTSPTGRHYQSEQQNWEPPHWPHQVFTPADQLE; from the coding sequence ATGGAAAGAACGGCGGCAGAAGATGCGTTGGAAGCCTTTGAGGCTTCCATCCCCGTGTTGCTTTCCCATGTGCGGCGCGGGTTAGGCAGCTCGATCTCCGCCGTTTCTGATCCTCTTCGGGAGCAGGCGGATGCGTGCCTGGACGGGCTGGCCGAATCGGCCCGGGTCGAAGCGATGCTGGCCGCCCTTAAGGTGCACCTCAGCAGGGGGTACGCGGATAAAGCCACGGCTATGGCGCCGCCGCCCGCATCACCCCAGGAGCACACCGCCCAGGAAATGGCCGTGGTCGCGGAGGTCGCGTGCGTCCTGACCGTGAGCGAACGATCCGCCAGTGCCCTGCTCGCCCAATCCCGCGAACTCACCACCACCCTGCCCCGAACGCTGGCTGCACTGCAGGACGGATCGATTTCGTGGCAGCACGCCCGGTTCATGGTCGATGAAACCACGAGCCTTGACCCCGCTGGCGCGGCGGCGCTGGAGGCTCACTTCCTGACTCCCGTGATGGTGGACCCTGAGAAACTCGGTGCCGCGCGGAGTTGTCCGGCCGGGGAGCTGGTCCCTTCCCGGTTCCCGGCCAAAGCCCGCACCTGGCGGGAGCGTCACCATCCTGTCAGCATCGAAAAACGTCACTCTAAAGGCATCCTGGACCGGCGGGTTGAGTACGCCCCGGACCGGGACGGTATGGCCTGGCTGTCCGCCTACCTGCCCGCCGACACCGCGGCCGGGATCTGGGACCGGATCACTACAGCAGCGCGGGCCCTGCAAGGCCCCGACGAGGGCAGGACCCTGACCCAGCTGCGCGCGGACACCGTGGCGGCCTGGCTCCTCGAATCCACCGGCACCGGCAGCACGACCGGCGCCGGCAACGGGGGCATCAGCACAGTTGGCACAACGACAGCCACCACCGGCGGCGGGGTGCCGTCACCTAAGGCCCAGGTCCTGGTTACCGTTCCGGTGTTCGCCCTGATGGGCCTGACTGATGAACCCGCCACCCTGGACGGGTATGGCCCGATCCCGCCTTCCATGGCTCGCCGGCTGATTGCCGACGGCGCCGACTCCTTCCACCGCGTCCTGACCGACCCCCGCGACGGCGCACCCCTGGAAATAGGCCGCACCAGCTACCGCATCCCCACAGCCATGCGGCAATGGCTAAGGCTTCGGGACGGCAAATGTCCCTTCCCTGGCTGCAACAACCACTCCCTGGACAACGAAGCAGACCACCTCCTCGCCTGGCACAAAGGCGGAACCACCGGCATCACCAACCTCGGCCAGCCCTGCCCGAAACACCACAAACTCCGACACACCACCGCGTGGAAACCAACCCAAGCCACCAAAAACAAACCACCAGGCTGGACCTCACCCACCGGACGCCACTACCAAAGCGAACAACAAAACTGGGAACCACCCCACTGGCCACACCAGGTCTTCACCCCTGCCGACCAGTTGGAATAG
- a CDS encoding LamB/YcsF family protein, whose product MDLNADLGESFGSWNMGDDAAMFRLVTSANVACGFHAGDPVTMLDSCRAAFELDVTVGAHVGYRDLAGFGRRSMDMSFDELFGDVLYQLGALDGVAHAVGASVDYVKPHGALYNRLVHDGEQASAVVAAIQAYDPGLPILGLPGSELLVQAKEAGHPVFIEAFVDRAYLPDGTLVPRSQDGAVLHDVDSIVERAVRLATKGEVVAVDGTVVQVNPDSLCIHGDTPGAVEMAAGVRAGLESAGVELQSFA is encoded by the coding sequence TTGGATCTTAACGCTGACCTCGGAGAATCCTTCGGCTCCTGGAACATGGGAGACGACGCCGCCATGTTCCGGCTGGTGACCAGCGCCAACGTGGCCTGTGGATTCCATGCCGGCGATCCTGTGACCATGCTGGACAGCTGCCGCGCGGCCTTCGAGCTGGACGTGACCGTCGGCGCCCATGTGGGCTACCGGGACCTTGCCGGCTTCGGCCGGCGCTCCATGGACATGTCCTTTGACGAGCTTTTCGGTGACGTCCTCTATCAGTTGGGCGCCCTCGACGGGGTGGCGCATGCCGTGGGCGCATCCGTGGACTACGTGAAACCGCACGGCGCTTTGTATAACCGCTTGGTTCACGACGGCGAACAGGCCTCCGCTGTGGTAGCCGCAATCCAGGCATACGACCCCGGCTTGCCGATCCTGGGCCTGCCCGGCTCGGAGCTTTTGGTCCAGGCGAAGGAAGCCGGCCACCCGGTGTTCATCGAGGCATTTGTGGATCGGGCCTACCTGCCGGACGGGACGCTGGTGCCGCGCTCGCAGGACGGTGCCGTGCTGCACGACGTCGACTCGATCGTTGAGCGGGCAGTGCGCCTTGCGACGAAGGGAGAGGTGGTGGCCGTGGACGGAACAGTGGTTCAGGTCAACCCCGATTCGCTGTGTATCCATGGAGACACTCCGGGCGCAGTGGAAATGGCCGCCGGTGTCCGGGCCGGACTGGAGTCCGCCGGCGTGGAACTGCAATCCTTCGCCTAG
- a CDS encoding MFS transporter, with the protein MPAPKALRPFAHREYRVLITALAISIFGSGMWAVAMVYQVIHLGGGPLELSFVATAGSVGLVGFVLAGGIAADRVPQRLLIIAVEGANLAVIASISGLAMAGWLQLWHVAVGAFVLGVGAAFFFPAYSAILPRILPAEDLLAANGMEGTLRPILQQAAGPAVAGILVAALSPSHAVTGVAACHLSAFIILNFLGRHALEAPANGAEHPWPATDGAPGERAIRTSFFADLKEGVRYTLRTPWLLWTLVWACISVLFLIGPIEVLMPFVVRDQLAGDSRMFGFLLAIMGVGGAVGSLATASLKLPRRYLTVMMVSWGIGTVPLAAVGIMDSFWAVAAALFVFGATGSVGMVIWGTLLQRRVPAHLLGRVSSLDFFVSLALMPVSMALAGPAAEVLPVWLIFLVAGGVCPVMAVIALIVARMPDDELAHPLETAPETERTTAGGD; encoded by the coding sequence ATGCCCGCCCCCAAAGCCCTGCGGCCCTTTGCCCACCGTGAATATCGGGTGCTGATTACGGCGCTGGCCATCTCCATTTTTGGTTCGGGGATGTGGGCTGTCGCCATGGTTTACCAGGTGATCCACCTAGGCGGAGGTCCGCTGGAATTGTCCTTCGTGGCCACGGCGGGCAGCGTGGGCCTCGTCGGCTTTGTCCTCGCGGGCGGCATCGCCGCTGACAGGGTGCCGCAGCGGCTCCTGATCATTGCCGTGGAAGGTGCCAACCTGGCCGTGATCGCGAGCATCAGCGGGCTTGCCATGGCGGGATGGCTGCAGCTGTGGCACGTTGCCGTCGGGGCCTTTGTGCTGGGCGTCGGGGCCGCCTTCTTCTTCCCCGCTTACTCGGCGATCCTGCCGCGCATCCTTCCTGCGGAGGATCTGCTGGCAGCCAATGGGATGGAAGGGACACTCCGCCCGATCCTCCAGCAGGCAGCCGGACCCGCTGTCGCTGGAATCCTGGTGGCCGCGCTGTCCCCGTCGCATGCCGTAACCGGGGTGGCGGCCTGCCACCTGTCGGCGTTCATCATCCTAAACTTTTTGGGCCGGCACGCACTGGAAGCGCCCGCGAACGGGGCGGAACATCCTTGGCCTGCAACGGACGGAGCACCCGGTGAACGGGCCATCAGGACGTCCTTTTTCGCCGACCTCAAGGAAGGCGTCCGCTACACGCTTCGCACCCCGTGGCTTCTGTGGACCCTGGTGTGGGCGTGTATCTCAGTGCTATTCCTGATCGGGCCCATCGAAGTGCTGATGCCGTTCGTGGTCCGTGACCAGCTGGCCGGCGATTCCCGCATGTTCGGGTTCCTGCTGGCCATCATGGGGGTGGGCGGGGCTGTGGGTTCGCTGGCAACCGCCTCCCTGAAGCTGCCGCGCCGGTACCTCACGGTGATGATGGTTTCCTGGGGCATTGGCACGGTGCCGCTGGCCGCCGTCGGCATCATGGACAGCTTCTGGGCAGTCGCAGCGGCCCTGTTCGTGTTCGGTGCGACCGGCAGTGTTGGCATGGTCATCTGGGGCACGCTGCTTCAGCGGCGCGTCCCCGCCCACCTCCTGGGCCGGGTCTCCAGCCTGGACTTCTTTGTGTCCCTCGCGCTCATGCCTGTCTCCATGGCGCTGGCCGGGCCGGCTGCCGAGGTGCTCCCCGTCTGGCTGATTTTCCTGGTGGCCGGCGGAGTCTGCCCGGTCATGGCCGTGATCGCCTTGATCGTTGCCCGGATGCCCGACGACGAACTGGCCCATCCGCTGGAAACGGCACCGGAGACCGAACGCACGACGGCGGGAGGAGACTGA